Genomic segment of Myxococcus stipitatus:
CTCCTTGGGCACGTCCGGGAGCAGGTCACCCGCGAGGTCGATCTTCCCGATGTCGTACGGCTCGCCCTCGGTGATGCGCAGGGTGATGTAGATGTAGCGCTTGTCCGCGGAGAGCTGGACCGTGGGCTTGTCGATCTTGACGTTGATGAAACCGCGGTCGTAGTAGGCGATCTGGATGACGGCCAGGTCGCGCTGGAAGGCGTCCTCGCGGTACGTGCCCTCGCCCGTGAAGAAGGAGAAGAAGCCGCCCTCGCGGGTGATCATCGTCTCCTTGAGCACCGAGGCGGGGACCTTCTCCGCGCCGATGAGGGTGATCTGCTTCACCATCACCTTGGCGTGCTCGTTGATGACGATGACGACGTCCACGCTCCCACCACCCTCGGCGGAGGGTTTGATCTCGTGGGAGACCTCGGCGAGGAAGAAGCCCTTCTCCACATACTTGGCCTGGATCTTCTTCACCGTGTTGCGCACGGTCTCCAGGTCCAGGATGGTGTTGGCCTTGACCTCGATGTCGTCCTTGAAGTCGTCCTTGTTGAGCTCCTCGTTGCCCTTGAGCGCGACGGAGCGGACCACCGGCCGCTCCTCCACCCGGACGACGTAGGCGATGCCGCGCGGCAGCTTCTGCCGCAGCAGCTCCACGTTCTGGAAGTACCCCAGGGCCCACACGGCCCGGAGGTCCTCCGCGCTGCGGGAGGGGTCCCAAGGCTGACCCACCTTGGTGCGCAGGGCGCGGCGGATGGCCTCGGCCTCCACGCGCTTGTTGCCCTCGACGCGAATCTCCACCACCCGGGTGGCCTCGTCCTCGGACGAGACGGGTGCTTCCTCGACGGGGGCGTCCGAGGGGCGCTCGGGCTCTTGGGGAGTGGGCGCGGGAGTGCTCGGAGATGGGGCCTGAGAAGGCGCACCCCCGTTCACCTGTGCCCGGACGGGGCCAGGCACGAGCGACCACAGGACGACCGCTATCAGCGGGAGCAGTGACTTGCGCGACAGAACGGGGTGCCTCAAGGGGAGACCGGCCGGGAAAAGGCGGGGCAATGTACGGGAAGGGGCGCGACGCCCTCAATCCAAAAGCGCGGAGCCATCAAGCCTCCGACACCTGCCCGCCGGCCAGCCGCAGGCGGCGGGGCATGGAACGGGCCAGGGTCTCATTGTGGGTGACCACCACGGCGGTGATGCCCAGCTCCCGGTTGACGTCCCGGAGGAGCTGGTGGATGCCCTCGCCGGTGGCCGGGTCCAGGTTGCCCGTCGGCTCGTCGGCGAGGAGGACGGCGGGCTTGAGCACCAGGGCGCGGGCCAGGGCCACCCGCTGGGCTTCACCACCGGACAGTTCCCCTGGCCTGTGGTCTACCCGCTGCCCCAATCCCACCCGCTCCAGCAGCTCCCGGGCGTAGGCGTAGGCCCCGGTGCGCTCCCGGCGCTGGATGAGGGCCGGCATGGCCACGTTCTCCAGGGCGGTGAACTCCGGCAGGAGGTAGTGGCTCTGGAAGACGAAGCCGATGGTGCGGTTGCGGAACTCGGCGATTTCCGCGTCGTTCATGGCGAAGACGGAGCGGCCCTCGAAGAAGACCTCGCCCGCGGCGGGGGCGTCCAGGGTGCCCAGCACGTGCAGGAAGGTGCTCTTGCCCGCGCCGGAGGCCCCCACCAGGGACACGAGCTCTCCCTTGGCGATATCGAGCGACACGGAGCGCAGGATGTCGATGCGCTTTCCGTGCAGGAAGTAGCTCTTGAAGACGTTGCGGATGGACAACAGCGTCATGGCTACTCCGCCTTGAGGCCTTCCACCGGCTCCACGCTGCTCGCCTTGAGGGCCGGGTAGATGGAAGCCAGGTAGGTGACGAGCACCGCGATGACGACGGCCAACGCGGTCTGCAAAGGTTCGATGCGCACCGGCAGCGCGGGAATGTAATAGACCTCGGGGTCCAGCTTGATGCCCACCTTCTCGATGAAGAGGCACCAGGACAGGCCGGAGAACAGGCCCAGGACCCCTCCGGCGACGCCAATCTGGAGACCTTCGGCGAGGAATATCTTCACGATGCCTCCATCCGAGACGCCCAGCGCCTTGAGGACGGAGATCTCCTTGCGCTTCTCCAATACCAGCATGATGACCGTGGCGACGATGAGCCCCGCGGCCACGATGATGATGATGGACAGGATGATCCCCATCACCAGCTTCTCCAGGCGCAGCGCGGAGAAGAGGTTCTTGTTCATCTCTCCCCAGTCGCGAGCCCGGTAGGGATAGCCGCCCAGCGTCTTCGCCACCTGCCCGGCGATGCGGCGCGCGTCATCGATATCGAGCACCTTCAGCTCGATGCCCGTGGCGCCCTGGACGCTGAAGAAGTCCTGCGCTTCCTTGAGCAGGATGTAGACGAACTTGGCGTCGTACTCGTACATCCCCGAGTAGAAGACGGCCGCCACGCGGAAGGCACGGTTCTTGGGCAAGGGCCCCATGGGCCCCAGCTCCGTGCCCAGCGGAGACACCACGTTCACCCGGTCTCCCACCACCACCCGAAGCTGCGACGCCAGCTCTCGGCCGATGATGATGCCGGGCAGCACGGGCGTCTTCTTCGGCTTGCCGGAGCGCCGGATGATGTCGTCGCCACTGTCCTCCCCCGCCCCGCCCTCGGACGGAGCCGCTTCCTCGTCCTGGCCGCGCGAGAGGATCTTCTCCGGCGTGTGGAGGATGTCGAGCGAGCCGCCGCCCAGGATGTTCTTGGGCAGGTCCGTCACCTCGCCCACCGTGGCCGGGTCGATGCCCTTGATGATGACGGCGTCGACGTTGCCCTCCGAGGCAATCATCACCTGGTTGATGATGAAGGGGGACTGCCCCTCGACGCCGGGCACCTTGCCGACGGTGTCCATCACCTTGCTGAAGTCGGGCATGTCCCCCGCGTACCGGGTCACCACCACGTGGGCGTTGGTGCCCAGGATCTTCTTCTGGAGGTCGGCCTCGAAGCCGCTCATCACCGACAGCACGATGATGAGCGCCATGACGCCCACGCCCACGCCCCCCACCGACAGCGCGGTCATCATCATGGTGGGCGACTGCTCGCGCAGCTTCAGCGAGTGCAGCGCCTCCGACGCGGCCAGCGGGTCCGCCATGCCCAGCGCGCGGATGCGCGTGCGCTCCACGGCGGCCTCGGCGGAGCGGAT
This window contains:
- a CDS encoding ABC transporter permease, producing the protein MHSAERQTVHRWSFIWAGALVALVGFILLGVSISASGAWAEVGSFLGLSLFGWGGVAQAVNGSVLLPAQAAVKESLVLGRPGFLLLGAVVWVAGWGLVALGIRRAPEPTGGPSPAAGAPLYPRLARYRDFYWSTLGAYGGGVLLAEMVYIFLQTMLSSGVPSTELGIARDAGGGLAMPPTVAFGISLVGAAFVAFVSGFIGASRAQRLALPEATIGVFYLGLPVPILLTLLDHIPRLQASLGYRLREVTYVAGLIGRPELAYWLTFTALVLALVLGINTGFIAAGSGRVDLKLGFELFVARRHVAVFRPSLLLGTLAVLMFGIIPPLLVYFIIRSAEAAVERTRIRALGMADPLAASEALHSLKLREQSPTMMMTALSVGGVGVGVMALIIVLSVMSGFEADLQKKILGTNAHVVVTRYAGDMPDFSKVMDTVGKVPGVEGQSPFIINQVMIASEGNVDAVIIKGIDPATVGEVTDLPKNILGGGSLDILHTPEKILSRGQDEEAAPSEGGAGEDSGDDIIRRSGKPKKTPVLPGIIIGRELASQLRVVVGDRVNVVSPLGTELGPMGPLPKNRAFRVAAVFYSGMYEYDAKFVYILLKEAQDFFSVQGATGIELKVLDIDDARRIAGQVAKTLGGYPYRARDWGEMNKNLFSALRLEKLVMGIILSIIIIVAAGLIVATVIMLVLEKRKEISVLKALGVSDGGIVKIFLAEGLQIGVAGGVLGLFSGLSWCLFIEKVGIKLDPEVYYIPALPVRIEPLQTALAVVIAVLVTYLASIYPALKASSVEPVEGLKAE
- a CDS encoding ABC transporter ATP-binding protein, producing the protein MTLLSIRNVFKSYFLHGKRIDILRSVSLDIAKGELVSLVGASGAGKSTFLHVLGTLDAPAAGEVFFEGRSVFAMNDAEIAEFRNRTIGFVFQSHYLLPEFTALENVAMPALIQRRERTGAYAYARELLERVGLGQRVDHRPGELSGGEAQRVALARALVLKPAVLLADEPTGNLDPATGEGIHQLLRDVNRELGITAVVVTHNETLARSMPRRLRLAGGQVSEA